One Diabrotica virgifera virgifera chromosome 3, PGI_DIABVI_V3a genomic window carries:
- the LOC114333620 gene encoding glucose dehydrogenase [FAD, quinone]-like has product MLKAITMTINVYLLVCLSVMKTITCSPPSVDPYIESFAKGLNEIEHIAKEYKLEEQNFDAEKLNSSAGPRDFDFIIIGSGASGAALATRLSEVHDWKILVLEAGFVETPISQVPNMYQYLQTTPYEWGYTTTEQKHSCLGMEGHKCSIKYGKALGGITSVDNMLYTRGNQRDYDKWADLGLKNWCWNDVAHYFKKMEDAYIPELDRKHHAFGGPIHLEHFRHSTGLGKHILEAGHELGIKAVDYNGKDQLGLSLPHATTKAGRRNSVAQSYLGQAIKRPNLEVRLGARVIQILISPHTKEAYGVKFVQDGHILVGKATKEIILAAGPVNTPQLLLLSGIGPKEDLETLKIENLADLKVGSNLKDQLSFLALNFHVNESSKVPEQKEMVEQLLKLGGGPLTSPGIEAVGYLKTEASKESVDYPDIEMVVHKDVLKNAEQFQRANRIKKDMHEVTHPETDYFNIEVNLLHPKSTGSLKLHDHDPFHYPLINPNSLTDHDDHDLETLVAGIHKAIKLSKTEALQKLGLHLSEKKVPGCETEQHDHYWKCAVRHLSTNKGHITGTARMGAEGDKEAVVDEKLRVKGIHKLRVADASVIPVTISGNLVGPSIMIGERAADLLKEDWK; this is encoded by the exons gcAATAACAATGACCATTAACGTATATCTTTTGGTGTGTTTGTCAGTCATGAAAACAATAACATGTTCACCACCATCGGTTGATCCATACATTGAGAGTTTCGCCAAAGGTCTCAACGAAATTgaacacatcgctaaagagtacAAACTCGAGGAACAAAATTTCGATGCTGAAAAACTAAATTCTTCTGCAG GCCCCAGAGATTTCGATTTCATTATTATCGGTTCAGGAGCATCAGGAGCCGCTCTAGCAACCAGACTCTCGGAGGTTCACGACTGGAAGATTTTGGTCTTAGAAGCAGGATTCGTTGAAACACCAATATCCCAAGTACCCAATATGTACCAATACCTACAGACAACACCTTATGAATGGGGCTATACAACAACAGAACAAAAACATTCCTGTCTGG GTATGGAGGGCCACAAATGCTCTATTAAATATGGTAAAGCTCTCGGTGGTATAACATCAGTAGATAATATGTTATATACAAGAGGAAACCAAAGAGATTATGATAAATGGGCTGACTTGGGTTTGAAGAACTGGTGCTGGAATGATGTAGCTCACTATTTCAAGAAGATGGAAGATGCATATATTCCTGAGTTGGATAGAAAACATCATGCCTTTG GTGGTCCAATCCATCTGGAACATTTCCGTCATTCCACCGGCTTGGGAAAGCACATATTAGAAGCAGGACATGAACTGGGTATCAAGGCAGTTGACTACAATGGCAAAGATCAACTTGGACTCTCACTTCCCCACGCGACAACCAAGGCTGGTCGTAGGAACAGTGTAGCTCAGTCGTATTTGGGACAAGCCATCAAAAGACCTAACTTAGAAGTAAGATTAGGTGCTAGAGTCATACAAATTTTGATCAGTCCACACACGAAGGAGGCGTATGGCGTGAAATTTGTTCAAGATGGTCATATACTCGTTGGAAAAGCTACCAAGGAGATCATTTTGGCTGCTGGACCTGTAAATACACCACAGTTGCTTTTACTATCAg GTATTGGACCTAAAGAAGATTTGGAaactttaaaaattgaaaatttagcaGATCTTAAAGTTGGAAGTAACCTCAAAGACCAACTTAGTTTCCTAGCATTGAACTTCCATGTAAATGAGTCTTCAAAAGTCCCAGAGCAAAAAGAGATGGTTGAGCAATTATTGAAACTGGGAGGAGGGCCTCTAACTTCTCCAGGAATAGAAGCCGTAGGATATTTGAAGACTGAAGCTTCCAAAGAGAGTGTTGACTATCCTGACATAGAAATGGTGGTACACAAAGACGTTCTCAAAAACG CCGAACAATTCCAAAGAGCTAACCGCATCAAGAAGGATATGCACGAAGTAACACATCCCGAAACAGACTATTTTAACATCGAAGTAAATCTTCTTCACCCCAAATCAACAGGATCATTGAAATTGCATGACCATGATCCCTTCCACTACCCACTGATCAATCCAAATTCACTTACCGATCACGACGACCACGATCTGGAAACTTTAGTGGCTGGTATCCACAAAGCTATAAAGTTATCAAAAACTGAAGCCTTACAAAAACTAGGCCTACACCTCAGTGAGAAAAAGGTACCAGGATGCGAAACAGAACAACATGACCATTACTGGAAATGCGCGGTGAGACATTTATCGACCAACAAAGGACACATCACCGGCACTGCTAGAATGGGAGCTGAAGGCGATAAAGAGGCCGTTGTAGACGAGAAACTTAGAGTTAAAGGAATACATAAGTTGAGAGTTGCCGATGCCAGCGTCATACCCGTAACTATCTCTGGCAATTTGGTTGGTCCTTCAATTATGATTGGGGAGCGGGCGGCTGATTTGCTAAAAGAAGACTGGAAATAA